The following coding sequences lie in one Zingiber officinale cultivar Zhangliang chromosome 2B, Zo_v1.1, whole genome shotgun sequence genomic window:
- the LOC122046018 gene encoding phosphatidylinositol/phosphatidylcholine transfer protein SFH13-like isoform X4: MTHEQRLGFEGSIYFDQRKERIPDMENSEDELRRTKIGSLRKKALHASTKLTYSLKKRSKKRVDFRVSSFSIEDVRDAEEEQAVQAFRQELIAKNLLPDKHDNYHTLLRFLKARKFDFEKAIQMWDEMLQWRKQFGTDSILEDFNFEELEDVLHYYPQGYHGVDKEGRPVYIERLGSVEPDKLMCITTVERYLKYHVQEFERTLNEKFPACSIAAKRYIGSTTTILDVQGVGLKNFSKTARDLLLNMNKIDSEYYPETLHQMFVINAGHGFKLLWNTVKGFLDSKTTSKIHVLGAKYQSKLLEAVDSSQLPDFLGGTCTCYTQGGCLRSKKGPWNDPIIMKIVNCIGTSCISEIRHGHGQQINASYSRRHPSKQRSNRGTTAGSGYEVRAADSMSSYGCTNHVVPEPSGGKMPVSAANLSDEVKDDSHSFPARASHSLGNLSFEGHNATENEPRGKLQTFGRALITLLVKVLSFLGIFQSRTDQRLCSIHPSDRLSLIHDKHSNIESAKEDDVTPCIQRLDKLESLLNELSRKPAEIPQEKEQAIQDSMNRIKNVESDLHKTNKVLQATVTKQLEIETSIEALNDTTVRRRKFW, encoded by the exons ATGACTCATGAGCAAAGGTTAG GATTTGAGGGATCTATTTATTTTGATCAGAGAAAAGAAAGAATACCTGACATGGAAAACTCTGAAGATGAGCTGAGGAGAACAAAAATAGGATCTTTAAGGAAAAAAGCATTGCACGCTTCCACTAAACTTACTTATTCCCTGAAGAAGCGGAGTAAGAAGAGAGTTGATTTCAGAGTTTCTTCATTTTCAATTGAGGATGTGAGAGATGCTGAAGAGGAGCAAGCAGTCCAAGCATTCCGGCAAGAACTCATTGCAAAAAATCTATTAcctgataagcatgataattaccATACATTGCTCAG ATTCCTTAAAGCCAGgaaatttgattttgagaaagCAATACAGATGTGGGACGAGATGCTTCAATGGAGAAAACAATTTGGAACAGACTCGATTCTGGAG gatttcaattttgaagagCTGGAGGATGTCTTGCACTATTATCCTCAGGGGTATCACGGAGTTGACAAAGAGGGAAGACCGGTCTATATTGAGAGGCTTGGGAGTGTTGAGCCTGACAAGCTTATGTGCATAACTACAGTGGAGCGCTACTTGAAATATCATGTGCAGGAGTTTGAGAGAACCCTGAATGAGAAATTTCCTGCATGTTCTATAGCTGCCAAAAGATATATTGGCTCAACAACAACAATATTGGATGTACAGGGTGTA GGATTGAAGAATTTCAGCAAAACAGCAAGGGATTTGTTGCTTAACATGAACAAGATAGACAGTGAATACTATCCTGAG ACACTTCATCAAATGTTTGTGATAAATGCTGGACATGGATTTAAACTTCTGTGGAACACTGTAAAAGGCTTCCTCGATTCCAAAACAACTTCAAAAATACAT gTTCTTGGTGCAAAGTACCAGAGTAAGCTTCTTGAAGCAGTTGATTCAAG cCAATTGCCTGATTTTCTTGGTGGCACGTGTACTTGCTACACTCAGGGAGGATGCCTCAGGTCTAAGAAAGGACCCTGGAACGACCCAATTATAATGAAA ATTGTAAATTGCATTGGAACATCATGTATTAGTGAAATCAGGCATGGACATGGCCAACAGATCAATGCATCTTATTCCAGGCGACATCCATCAAAG CAGAGAAGTAACAGAGGTACAACTGCTGGATCAGGATATGAG GTCAGAGCAGCAGATTCTATGTCTTCCTATGGATGTACTAATCATGTTGTACCTGAACCATCTGGTGGTAAAATGCCAGTATCTGCAGCGAACTTGTCTGATGAAGTAAAGGATGATAGCCATTCTTTTCCTGCAAGAGCCTCACATTCATTAG GCAACTTGTCCTTTGAGGGGCACAATGCCACTGAAAATGAGCCAAGAGGAAAATTGCAAACTTTTGGTAGAGCATTGATCACTTTGTTGGTAAAAGTATTGTCCTTCCTTGGTATCTTTCAATCAAGAACAGACCAGAGACTGTGCAGCATTCACCCATCAGATAGACTGAGCTTGATACATGATAAACATTCAAACATAGAATCTGCCAAGGAAGATGATGTGACTCCATGTATCCAACGTCTTGATAAGCTTGAGTCATTGCTTAATGAACTTAGCAGAAAACCTGCAGAAATTCCACAGGAGAAAGAGCAGGCAATCCAAGATTCAATGAATAGGATTAAAAATGTTGAGTCAGATCTTCACAAGACAAACAAG GTATTACAAGCAACTGTGACGAAGCAATTGGAGATTGAAACGTCTATAGAGGCTCTAAATGATACTACTGTTAGG AGGAGAAAATTTTGGTGA
- the LOC122046018 gene encoding phosphatidylinositol/phosphatidylcholine transfer protein SFH13-like isoform X1, with protein sequence MTHEQRLGFEGSIYFDQRKERIPDMENSEDELRRTKIGSLRKKALHASTKLTYSLKKRSKKRVDFRVSSFSIEDVRDAEEEQAVQAFRQELIAKNLLPDKHDNYHTLLRFLKARKFDFEKAIQMWDEMLQWRKQFGTDSILEDFNFEELEDVLHYYPQGYHGVDKEGRPVYIERLGSVEPDKLMCITTVERYLKYHVQEFERTLNEKFPACSIAAKRYIGSTTTILDVQGVGLKNFSKTARDLLLNMNKIDSEYYPETLHQMFVINAGHGFKLLWNTVKGFLDSKTTSKIHVLGAKYQSKLLEAVDSSQLPDFLGGTCTCYTQGGCLRSKKGPWNDPIIMKIVNCIGTSCISEIRHGHGQQINASYSRRHPSKQRSNRGTTAGSGYEVDYLDSPVISMTPEHNHSALVHEDVRAADSMSSYGCTNHVVPEPSGGKMPVSAANLSDEVKDDSHSFPARASHSLGNLSFEGHNATENEPRGKLQTFGRALITLLVKVLSFLGIFQSRTDQRLCSIHPSDRLSLIHDKHSNIESAKEDDVTPCIQRLDKLESLLNELSRKPAEIPQEKEQAIQDSMNRIKNVESDLHKTNKVLQATVTKQLEIETSIEALNDTTVRRRKFW encoded by the exons ATGACTCATGAGCAAAGGTTAG GATTTGAGGGATCTATTTATTTTGATCAGAGAAAAGAAAGAATACCTGACATGGAAAACTCTGAAGATGAGCTGAGGAGAACAAAAATAGGATCTTTAAGGAAAAAAGCATTGCACGCTTCCACTAAACTTACTTATTCCCTGAAGAAGCGGAGTAAGAAGAGAGTTGATTTCAGAGTTTCTTCATTTTCAATTGAGGATGTGAGAGATGCTGAAGAGGAGCAAGCAGTCCAAGCATTCCGGCAAGAACTCATTGCAAAAAATCTATTAcctgataagcatgataattaccATACATTGCTCAG ATTCCTTAAAGCCAGgaaatttgattttgagaaagCAATACAGATGTGGGACGAGATGCTTCAATGGAGAAAACAATTTGGAACAGACTCGATTCTGGAG gatttcaattttgaagagCTGGAGGATGTCTTGCACTATTATCCTCAGGGGTATCACGGAGTTGACAAAGAGGGAAGACCGGTCTATATTGAGAGGCTTGGGAGTGTTGAGCCTGACAAGCTTATGTGCATAACTACAGTGGAGCGCTACTTGAAATATCATGTGCAGGAGTTTGAGAGAACCCTGAATGAGAAATTTCCTGCATGTTCTATAGCTGCCAAAAGATATATTGGCTCAACAACAACAATATTGGATGTACAGGGTGTA GGATTGAAGAATTTCAGCAAAACAGCAAGGGATTTGTTGCTTAACATGAACAAGATAGACAGTGAATACTATCCTGAG ACACTTCATCAAATGTTTGTGATAAATGCTGGACATGGATTTAAACTTCTGTGGAACACTGTAAAAGGCTTCCTCGATTCCAAAACAACTTCAAAAATACAT gTTCTTGGTGCAAAGTACCAGAGTAAGCTTCTTGAAGCAGTTGATTCAAG cCAATTGCCTGATTTTCTTGGTGGCACGTGTACTTGCTACACTCAGGGAGGATGCCTCAGGTCTAAGAAAGGACCCTGGAACGACCCAATTATAATGAAA ATTGTAAATTGCATTGGAACATCATGTATTAGTGAAATCAGGCATGGACATGGCCAACAGATCAATGCATCTTATTCCAGGCGACATCCATCAAAG CAGAGAAGTAACAGAGGTACAACTGCTGGATCAGGATATGAGGTAGACTATCTTGATTCTCCAGTCATATCAATGACTCCTGAACATAATCATTCAGCTCTGGTGCATGAAGAT GTCAGAGCAGCAGATTCTATGTCTTCCTATGGATGTACTAATCATGTTGTACCTGAACCATCTGGTGGTAAAATGCCAGTATCTGCAGCGAACTTGTCTGATGAAGTAAAGGATGATAGCCATTCTTTTCCTGCAAGAGCCTCACATTCATTAG GCAACTTGTCCTTTGAGGGGCACAATGCCACTGAAAATGAGCCAAGAGGAAAATTGCAAACTTTTGGTAGAGCATTGATCACTTTGTTGGTAAAAGTATTGTCCTTCCTTGGTATCTTTCAATCAAGAACAGACCAGAGACTGTGCAGCATTCACCCATCAGATAGACTGAGCTTGATACATGATAAACATTCAAACATAGAATCTGCCAAGGAAGATGATGTGACTCCATGTATCCAACGTCTTGATAAGCTTGAGTCATTGCTTAATGAACTTAGCAGAAAACCTGCAGAAATTCCACAGGAGAAAGAGCAGGCAATCCAAGATTCAATGAATAGGATTAAAAATGTTGAGTCAGATCTTCACAAGACAAACAAG GTATTACAAGCAACTGTGACGAAGCAATTGGAGATTGAAACGTCTATAGAGGCTCTAAATGATACTACTGTTAGG AGGAGAAAATTTTGGTGA
- the LOC122046018 gene encoding phosphatidylinositol/phosphatidylcholine transfer protein SFH13-like isoform X5 — translation MTHEQRLGFEGSIYFDQRKERIPDMENSEDELRRTKIGSLRKKALHASTKLTYSLKKRSKKRVDFRVSSFSIEDVRDAEEEQAVQAFRQELIAKNLLPDKHDNYHTLLRFLKARKFDFEKAIQMWDEMLQWRKQFGTDSILEDFNFEELEDVLHYYPQGYHGVDKEGRPVYIERLGSVEPDKLMCITTVERYLKYHVQEFERTLNEKFPACSIAAKRYIGSTTTILDVQGVGLKNFSKTARDLLLNMNKIDSEYYPETLHQMFVINAGHGFKLLWNTVKGFLDSKTTSKIHVLGAKYQSKLLEAVDSSQLPDFLGGTCTCYTQGGCLRSKKGPWNDPIIMKIVNCIGTSCISEIRHGHGQQINASYSRRHPSKRSNRGTTAGSGYEVRAADSMSSYGCTNHVVPEPSGGKMPVSAANLSDEVKDDSHSFPARASHSLGNLSFEGHNATENEPRGKLQTFGRALITLLVKVLSFLGIFQSRTDQRLCSIHPSDRLSLIHDKHSNIESAKEDDVTPCIQRLDKLESLLNELSRKPAEIPQEKEQAIQDSMNRIKNVESDLHKTNKVLQATVTKQLEIETSIEALNDTTVRRRKFW, via the exons ATGACTCATGAGCAAAGGTTAG GATTTGAGGGATCTATTTATTTTGATCAGAGAAAAGAAAGAATACCTGACATGGAAAACTCTGAAGATGAGCTGAGGAGAACAAAAATAGGATCTTTAAGGAAAAAAGCATTGCACGCTTCCACTAAACTTACTTATTCCCTGAAGAAGCGGAGTAAGAAGAGAGTTGATTTCAGAGTTTCTTCATTTTCAATTGAGGATGTGAGAGATGCTGAAGAGGAGCAAGCAGTCCAAGCATTCCGGCAAGAACTCATTGCAAAAAATCTATTAcctgataagcatgataattaccATACATTGCTCAG ATTCCTTAAAGCCAGgaaatttgattttgagaaagCAATACAGATGTGGGACGAGATGCTTCAATGGAGAAAACAATTTGGAACAGACTCGATTCTGGAG gatttcaattttgaagagCTGGAGGATGTCTTGCACTATTATCCTCAGGGGTATCACGGAGTTGACAAAGAGGGAAGACCGGTCTATATTGAGAGGCTTGGGAGTGTTGAGCCTGACAAGCTTATGTGCATAACTACAGTGGAGCGCTACTTGAAATATCATGTGCAGGAGTTTGAGAGAACCCTGAATGAGAAATTTCCTGCATGTTCTATAGCTGCCAAAAGATATATTGGCTCAACAACAACAATATTGGATGTACAGGGTGTA GGATTGAAGAATTTCAGCAAAACAGCAAGGGATTTGTTGCTTAACATGAACAAGATAGACAGTGAATACTATCCTGAG ACACTTCATCAAATGTTTGTGATAAATGCTGGACATGGATTTAAACTTCTGTGGAACACTGTAAAAGGCTTCCTCGATTCCAAAACAACTTCAAAAATACAT gTTCTTGGTGCAAAGTACCAGAGTAAGCTTCTTGAAGCAGTTGATTCAAG cCAATTGCCTGATTTTCTTGGTGGCACGTGTACTTGCTACACTCAGGGAGGATGCCTCAGGTCTAAGAAAGGACCCTGGAACGACCCAATTATAATGAAA ATTGTAAATTGCATTGGAACATCATGTATTAGTGAAATCAGGCATGGACATGGCCAACAGATCAATGCATCTTATTCCAGGCGACATCCATCAAAG AGAAGTAACAGAGGTACAACTGCTGGATCAGGATATGAG GTCAGAGCAGCAGATTCTATGTCTTCCTATGGATGTACTAATCATGTTGTACCTGAACCATCTGGTGGTAAAATGCCAGTATCTGCAGCGAACTTGTCTGATGAAGTAAAGGATGATAGCCATTCTTTTCCTGCAAGAGCCTCACATTCATTAG GCAACTTGTCCTTTGAGGGGCACAATGCCACTGAAAATGAGCCAAGAGGAAAATTGCAAACTTTTGGTAGAGCATTGATCACTTTGTTGGTAAAAGTATTGTCCTTCCTTGGTATCTTTCAATCAAGAACAGACCAGAGACTGTGCAGCATTCACCCATCAGATAGACTGAGCTTGATACATGATAAACATTCAAACATAGAATCTGCCAAGGAAGATGATGTGACTCCATGTATCCAACGTCTTGATAAGCTTGAGTCATTGCTTAATGAACTTAGCAGAAAACCTGCAGAAATTCCACAGGAGAAAGAGCAGGCAATCCAAGATTCAATGAATAGGATTAAAAATGTTGAGTCAGATCTTCACAAGACAAACAAG GTATTACAAGCAACTGTGACGAAGCAATTGGAGATTGAAACGTCTATAGAGGCTCTAAATGATACTACTGTTAGG AGGAGAAAATTTTGGTGA
- the LOC122046018 gene encoding phosphatidylinositol/phosphatidylcholine transfer protein SFH13-like isoform X3 — translation MSKGFEGSIYFDQRKERIPDMENSEDELRRTKIGSLRKKALHASTKLTYSLKKRSKKRVDFRVSSFSIEDVRDAEEEQAVQAFRQELIAKNLLPDKHDNYHTLLRFLKARKFDFEKAIQMWDEMLQWRKQFGTDSILEDFNFEELEDVLHYYPQGYHGVDKEGRPVYIERLGSVEPDKLMCITTVERYLKYHVQEFERTLNEKFPACSIAAKRYIGSTTTILDVQGVGLKNFSKTARDLLLNMNKIDSEYYPETLHQMFVINAGHGFKLLWNTVKGFLDSKTTSKIHVLGAKYQSKLLEAVDSSQLPDFLGGTCTCYTQGGCLRSKKGPWNDPIIMKIVNCIGTSCISEIRHGHGQQINASYSRRHPSKQRSNRGTTAGSGYEVDYLDSPVISMTPEHNHSALVHEDVRAADSMSSYGCTNHVVPEPSGGKMPVSAANLSDEVKDDSHSFPARASHSLGNLSFEGHNATENEPRGKLQTFGRALITLLVKVLSFLGIFQSRTDQRLCSIHPSDRLSLIHDKHSNIESAKEDDVTPCIQRLDKLESLLNELSRKPAEIPQEKEQAIQDSMNRIKNVESDLHKTNKVLQATVTKQLEIETSIEALNDTTVRRRKFW, via the exons ATGAGCAAAG GATTTGAGGGATCTATTTATTTTGATCAGAGAAAAGAAAGAATACCTGACATGGAAAACTCTGAAGATGAGCTGAGGAGAACAAAAATAGGATCTTTAAGGAAAAAAGCATTGCACGCTTCCACTAAACTTACTTATTCCCTGAAGAAGCGGAGTAAGAAGAGAGTTGATTTCAGAGTTTCTTCATTTTCAATTGAGGATGTGAGAGATGCTGAAGAGGAGCAAGCAGTCCAAGCATTCCGGCAAGAACTCATTGCAAAAAATCTATTAcctgataagcatgataattaccATACATTGCTCAG ATTCCTTAAAGCCAGgaaatttgattttgagaaagCAATACAGATGTGGGACGAGATGCTTCAATGGAGAAAACAATTTGGAACAGACTCGATTCTGGAG gatttcaattttgaagagCTGGAGGATGTCTTGCACTATTATCCTCAGGGGTATCACGGAGTTGACAAAGAGGGAAGACCGGTCTATATTGAGAGGCTTGGGAGTGTTGAGCCTGACAAGCTTATGTGCATAACTACAGTGGAGCGCTACTTGAAATATCATGTGCAGGAGTTTGAGAGAACCCTGAATGAGAAATTTCCTGCATGTTCTATAGCTGCCAAAAGATATATTGGCTCAACAACAACAATATTGGATGTACAGGGTGTA GGATTGAAGAATTTCAGCAAAACAGCAAGGGATTTGTTGCTTAACATGAACAAGATAGACAGTGAATACTATCCTGAG ACACTTCATCAAATGTTTGTGATAAATGCTGGACATGGATTTAAACTTCTGTGGAACACTGTAAAAGGCTTCCTCGATTCCAAAACAACTTCAAAAATACAT gTTCTTGGTGCAAAGTACCAGAGTAAGCTTCTTGAAGCAGTTGATTCAAG cCAATTGCCTGATTTTCTTGGTGGCACGTGTACTTGCTACACTCAGGGAGGATGCCTCAGGTCTAAGAAAGGACCCTGGAACGACCCAATTATAATGAAA ATTGTAAATTGCATTGGAACATCATGTATTAGTGAAATCAGGCATGGACATGGCCAACAGATCAATGCATCTTATTCCAGGCGACATCCATCAAAG CAGAGAAGTAACAGAGGTACAACTGCTGGATCAGGATATGAGGTAGACTATCTTGATTCTCCAGTCATATCAATGACTCCTGAACATAATCATTCAGCTCTGGTGCATGAAGAT GTCAGAGCAGCAGATTCTATGTCTTCCTATGGATGTACTAATCATGTTGTACCTGAACCATCTGGTGGTAAAATGCCAGTATCTGCAGCGAACTTGTCTGATGAAGTAAAGGATGATAGCCATTCTTTTCCTGCAAGAGCCTCACATTCATTAG GCAACTTGTCCTTTGAGGGGCACAATGCCACTGAAAATGAGCCAAGAGGAAAATTGCAAACTTTTGGTAGAGCATTGATCACTTTGTTGGTAAAAGTATTGTCCTTCCTTGGTATCTTTCAATCAAGAACAGACCAGAGACTGTGCAGCATTCACCCATCAGATAGACTGAGCTTGATACATGATAAACATTCAAACATAGAATCTGCCAAGGAAGATGATGTGACTCCATGTATCCAACGTCTTGATAAGCTTGAGTCATTGCTTAATGAACTTAGCAGAAAACCTGCAGAAATTCCACAGGAGAAAGAGCAGGCAATCCAAGATTCAATGAATAGGATTAAAAATGTTGAGTCAGATCTTCACAAGACAAACAAG GTATTACAAGCAACTGTGACGAAGCAATTGGAGATTGAAACGTCTATAGAGGCTCTAAATGATACTACTGTTAGG AGGAGAAAATTTTGGTGA
- the LOC122046018 gene encoding phosphatidylinositol/phosphatidylcholine transfer protein SFH13-like isoform X2, whose protein sequence is MTHEQRLGFEGSIYFDQRKERIPDMENSEDELRRTKIGSLRKKALHASTKLTYSLKKRSKKRVDFRVSSFSIEDVRDAEEEQAVQAFRQELIAKNLLPDKHDNYHTLLRFLKARKFDFEKAIQMWDEMLQWRKQFGTDSILEDFNFEELEDVLHYYPQGYHGVDKEGRPVYIERLGSVEPDKLMCITTVERYLKYHVQEFERTLNEKFPACSIAAKRYIGSTTTILDVQGVGLKNFSKTARDLLLNMNKIDSEYYPETLHQMFVINAGHGFKLLWNTVKGFLDSKTTSKIHVLGAKYQSKLLEAVDSSQLPDFLGGTCTCYTQGGCLRSKKGPWNDPIIMKIVNCIGTSCISEIRHGHGQQINASYSRRHPSKRSNRGTTAGSGYEVDYLDSPVISMTPEHNHSALVHEDVRAADSMSSYGCTNHVVPEPSGGKMPVSAANLSDEVKDDSHSFPARASHSLGNLSFEGHNATENEPRGKLQTFGRALITLLVKVLSFLGIFQSRTDQRLCSIHPSDRLSLIHDKHSNIESAKEDDVTPCIQRLDKLESLLNELSRKPAEIPQEKEQAIQDSMNRIKNVESDLHKTNKVLQATVTKQLEIETSIEALNDTTVRRRKFW, encoded by the exons ATGACTCATGAGCAAAGGTTAG GATTTGAGGGATCTATTTATTTTGATCAGAGAAAAGAAAGAATACCTGACATGGAAAACTCTGAAGATGAGCTGAGGAGAACAAAAATAGGATCTTTAAGGAAAAAAGCATTGCACGCTTCCACTAAACTTACTTATTCCCTGAAGAAGCGGAGTAAGAAGAGAGTTGATTTCAGAGTTTCTTCATTTTCAATTGAGGATGTGAGAGATGCTGAAGAGGAGCAAGCAGTCCAAGCATTCCGGCAAGAACTCATTGCAAAAAATCTATTAcctgataagcatgataattaccATACATTGCTCAG ATTCCTTAAAGCCAGgaaatttgattttgagaaagCAATACAGATGTGGGACGAGATGCTTCAATGGAGAAAACAATTTGGAACAGACTCGATTCTGGAG gatttcaattttgaagagCTGGAGGATGTCTTGCACTATTATCCTCAGGGGTATCACGGAGTTGACAAAGAGGGAAGACCGGTCTATATTGAGAGGCTTGGGAGTGTTGAGCCTGACAAGCTTATGTGCATAACTACAGTGGAGCGCTACTTGAAATATCATGTGCAGGAGTTTGAGAGAACCCTGAATGAGAAATTTCCTGCATGTTCTATAGCTGCCAAAAGATATATTGGCTCAACAACAACAATATTGGATGTACAGGGTGTA GGATTGAAGAATTTCAGCAAAACAGCAAGGGATTTGTTGCTTAACATGAACAAGATAGACAGTGAATACTATCCTGAG ACACTTCATCAAATGTTTGTGATAAATGCTGGACATGGATTTAAACTTCTGTGGAACACTGTAAAAGGCTTCCTCGATTCCAAAACAACTTCAAAAATACAT gTTCTTGGTGCAAAGTACCAGAGTAAGCTTCTTGAAGCAGTTGATTCAAG cCAATTGCCTGATTTTCTTGGTGGCACGTGTACTTGCTACACTCAGGGAGGATGCCTCAGGTCTAAGAAAGGACCCTGGAACGACCCAATTATAATGAAA ATTGTAAATTGCATTGGAACATCATGTATTAGTGAAATCAGGCATGGACATGGCCAACAGATCAATGCATCTTATTCCAGGCGACATCCATCAAAG AGAAGTAACAGAGGTACAACTGCTGGATCAGGATATGAGGTAGACTATCTTGATTCTCCAGTCATATCAATGACTCCTGAACATAATCATTCAGCTCTGGTGCATGAAGAT GTCAGAGCAGCAGATTCTATGTCTTCCTATGGATGTACTAATCATGTTGTACCTGAACCATCTGGTGGTAAAATGCCAGTATCTGCAGCGAACTTGTCTGATGAAGTAAAGGATGATAGCCATTCTTTTCCTGCAAGAGCCTCACATTCATTAG GCAACTTGTCCTTTGAGGGGCACAATGCCACTGAAAATGAGCCAAGAGGAAAATTGCAAACTTTTGGTAGAGCATTGATCACTTTGTTGGTAAAAGTATTGTCCTTCCTTGGTATCTTTCAATCAAGAACAGACCAGAGACTGTGCAGCATTCACCCATCAGATAGACTGAGCTTGATACATGATAAACATTCAAACATAGAATCTGCCAAGGAAGATGATGTGACTCCATGTATCCAACGTCTTGATAAGCTTGAGTCATTGCTTAATGAACTTAGCAGAAAACCTGCAGAAATTCCACAGGAGAAAGAGCAGGCAATCCAAGATTCAATGAATAGGATTAAAAATGTTGAGTCAGATCTTCACAAGACAAACAAG GTATTACAAGCAACTGTGACGAAGCAATTGGAGATTGAAACGTCTATAGAGGCTCTAAATGATACTACTGTTAGG AGGAGAAAATTTTGGTGA